The sequence TTATTCACGTTTCTCGTGAATAATGCGGGCTAACCCTTTTTTGGCGGCTCATTCTCAATTGCACGCAAGAATGCTTCATCCGCAATAATGATCTCATCGGCTGCCTGACGCATTGTTTTATTCTGATTGCGGCATTTGTGTCTGAGGTAGGTAAAAGCATCCTCTTCGTTTAGTGAGAGCCTTGACATAAGTATATGCTTGGCGCGCTCGGAGAGTTTTCTGGTCTCCAACGCGACCATGACATCCTCTGCCTCTTTGCGTAAAGCAGCAAGCACAGAAGCCCTGGCACAGACAAGCTCGATGTTGGCACACAGGCTTTCCTGGTCCACAGGCTTGCGCACGTATGTGCACGCTCCCGCCAAAGCCGCGCTTTCTATCCATTCCTTGTCCACTTGAGTCGACATAATCATTACAGCCTCGACTCCAAGCTCGATCAAGCGGTGAGTGGTATCGATCCCGCTGACGGAAGGACTTTCCATGTCGACCAGCGACACATCTGGATGCATCTGACTCGCAAGTTCAATTGCATCTTCGCAGCCTTCGGCTATGCCGACCACTTCGTGCCCCGCCTTTTCAATTATAGACCGAATACTTGATGCTGCATCGGCCTCACAGACAACTAAAACTCGGCAACCCATATTATTGCTCCTTTCCAGAAACCGAGTTTCGCCCAAGTCGTCGTGCAGATTATACGTCATTCATTGCAAGCAGGCAAGTTATCCGGTATTATGCGGGAAGCGCATAATGCGGTAAGTATTGAGGGTAAACGATAGTGGGGTGAGTGCATTGATCGAACCGTTTGAAAACAGAAAGCAGGCTGGTCAAGCTCTGGCTGACGCATTGGAACACCTTCGAGGCACGGACTGTATCGTGCTCGCCATACCGCGCGGAGGTGTCGTCACCGCATATGAAGTTGCTTGTGCGCTCGATTGGGAACTGGACGTGATCGTGCCGCGCAAACTAAGAGCGCCAGGCCAACCGGAACTGGCAATAGGAGCAGTCGCTAGTTGGGGCGACCATGAGCGGCTGCTTGATGATCGCTCCATTGCAATGATAGGCGTCAGCGATGAATATATCGAACGCGAAGTAAAAGAACAGCTCTCCGAAGTCGGCAGGAGGCTTATCGCATACCGAGGAACCAACAAACCGCCTAATATAGCGGGGCGTACAGTTATAGTTGTCGATGACGGTATTGCGACCGGATATACGACACGCGCCGCAATACTCGCCGCGCGAAACCTTAAGGCGGCAAGGATTATACTCGCCGTACCCGTAGGACCGCCCGACTCGGTCGAGGCGATTAAACCATACGTTGACGAACTGATTTGCCTGAAGATGCCGTTCCCGTTTATGGCTGTCGGTTACTGGTATAACGACTTTGATCAGGTCTCTGATACAGAAGTAATCAGATTGCTGGACGAAGCACGCTCACGCAGGGGCTGATATCATGCACGATCTGTTCGAGGACCGCAATGACGCGGGCAGAAAGCTCGCGAAGAGACTGGGTGAATATCACAACACAAGCGCGGTGCTCCTCGCGATACCACGCGGCGGAGTGCCTGTCGTGGCGGCGGCAGCACGCCGGCTGCAGCTTGAATGGAACGTGTTCGTCGCACGGAAACTGCCTATACCGTCAAACCCAGAGGCAGGCTTCGGCGCAATTACGGCGGATGGGTGCGTGGTGTTCAACAAACGGATTCTGCACGGCCTGCACCTATCGACAAACGACATAGACAGCGTTCTGGCGGACCAAAAGGCTGAAGCCGTTCGCAGGACAAAACTCTACTCCACCGCAAGGCTGCCGACCAATATCTCGCACAGAACCGTCATCGTGATTGATGATGGTCTGGCAAGTGGCTACACCATGCTGGCAGCAATAAAAGCACTCCGAGCTAAGGAGGCATCCAGAATTATCGCAGCAGCGCCTGTAGCCTCGCGGTCGGCAGCAGCCATGGTCGAACTGGCAGCCGATGAATGCGTATTCGAGATGATCAGTAACGCTGTCCCGTTTGCCGTGGCTGATTTCTACCTAACATGGCTTGATCTGACAGACGAAGACGTTCTCTCGCTGCTAAAGGAATAAGAATACAGCCCCGCATCCTGTCAAAATGTAATTCAACAATTCTCAACCACTTACGTCTATATATATGAATGCATGCTGTTTCGAGAGAAGAGATACGGTGGAGATTCTATGATGAAAAAACTAACTGGTTTTACCCTCATTGAACTGCTCGTGGCGATAGGCATAATAGCGATTTTGGCGGCTATACTGGTGCCTGTTGTATTTGCAGCCAAGGAGAAAGGCAAAATGGCTGCCTGCCTGAGCAACTTGCACCAATTGGGAAAAGGCATGACCCTGTACGCCGATGAATGGAACCATTACCCGATTGCCAGATTGGAAACCGGCGGATACGGCAATCCGTCCGGCAACTGGGCGGGAGTATACGATGTGTTCGATAAATGCGACCCCAGGCTGGGTCAAATTTTCCAATATGTCAGGAATACTGATGTCTACCTCTGCCCGAGCGATAAAGGCGTATGTGCAACAAGAATCACACAAGCCGACTCCATGCATTATCCGCTCAGCTACAGCATGAACAATATTGCCGATTATCGTTCGGCAAGCAATATGTCTGTTTCGGCAAGTAAAGTCGGGCTTATTGTTCATGAGGACAGAGACTCTATCGACGACGGTGATTTCTACTGGGTCGGTTGGGAAGACGGCGGAGAAGGCGCAAACCGGCCAGGCAGAATGCATAATGGCGGAACATGCGTGTTGTTCTGCGACCAGCATGCCCTGTGGCAGAAATACGAGACCGTTATCACCGAACTGCGCAGCGGAGCCTGGGACCCACTAAATGTCAGGAGAAATCAATGACAAAGAAAAAGGGAATTGCAATCATCTCGTCT comes from bacterium and encodes:
- a CDS encoding response regulator, coding for MGCRVLVVCEADAASSIRSIIEKAGHEVVGIAEGCEDAIELASQMHPDVSLVDMESPSVSGIDTTHRLIELGVEAVMIMSTQVDKEWIESAALAGACTYVRKPVDQESLCANIELVCARASVLAALRKEAEDVMVALETRKLSERAKHILMSRLSLNEEDAFTYLRHKCRNQNKTMRQAADEIIIADEAFLRAIENEPPKKG
- a CDS encoding phosphoribosyltransferase, which translates into the protein MIEPFENRKQAGQALADALEHLRGTDCIVLAIPRGGVVTAYEVACALDWELDVIVPRKLRAPGQPELAIGAVASWGDHERLLDDRSIAMIGVSDEYIEREVKEQLSEVGRRLIAYRGTNKPPNIAGRTVIVVDDGIATGYTTRAAILAARNLKAARIILAVPVGPPDSVEAIKPYVDELICLKMPFPFMAVGYWYNDFDQVSDTEVIRLLDEARSRRG
- a CDS encoding phosphoribosyltransferase, with translation MHDLFEDRNDAGRKLAKRLGEYHNTSAVLLAIPRGGVPVVAAAARRLQLEWNVFVARKLPIPSNPEAGFGAITADGCVVFNKRILHGLHLSTNDIDSVLADQKAEAVRRTKLYSTARLPTNISHRTVIVIDDGLASGYTMLAAIKALRAKEASRIIAAAPVASRSAAAMVELAADECVFEMISNAVPFAVADFYLTWLDLTDEDVLSLLKE
- a CDS encoding DUF1559 domain-containing protein → MMKKLTGFTLIELLVAIGIIAILAAILVPVVFAAKEKGKMAACLSNLHQLGKGMTLYADEWNHYPIARLETGGYGNPSGNWAGVYDVFDKCDPRLGQIFQYVRNTDVYLCPSDKGVCATRITQADSMHYPLSYSMNNIADYRSASNMSVSASKVGLIVHEDRDSIDDGDFYWVGWEDGGEGANRPGRMHNGGTCVLFCDQHALWQKYETVITELRSGAWDPLNVRRNQ